From Camelina sativa cultivar DH55 chromosome 20, Cs, whole genome shotgun sequence, the proteins below share one genomic window:
- the LOC109131222 gene encoding uncharacterized protein LOC109131222 has translation MDSDPVSDASFLTLTKFKHIHSGQANPHIFVGVNFLTNSFDASQVHVNPLFDEVDVFRQALPDDGVSLICRQRQPRWGMVAVQAENAEDFPRRTIEELKNYVEIGKARIHCTVYAIDTDWAWYYIKCRSCNKKVEKVNDGDNGLNNNGSKPRFWCYKCNTVVTNVVPRFMLYANVMDATGETKLLLFDSICSEIIRQSAPSVLGGSVDEVS, from the exons ATGGACAGTGACCCTGTTTCTGATGCTAGCTTCCTTACCTTAACTAAGTTCAAACACATCCACAGTGGTCAAGCTAATCCGCACATATTTGTTG GTGTCAACTTTTTGACTAATTCGTTTGATGCATCTCAAGTCCATGTGAACCCACTATTCGATGAAGTTGATGTTTTCAGACAAGC GCTCCCTGATGATGGCGTCTCTCTCATATGCCGCCAGAGACAACCAAGGTGGGGGATGGTTGCTGTTCAAGCTGAAAATGCAGAAGATTTTCCTAGGAGAACAATTGAAGAGTTGAAGAATTATGTTGAG ATTGGAAAGGCAAGGATTCATTGCACGGTCTACGCCATTGACACAGACTGGGCTTGGTACTATATTAAGTGTCGTTCTTGCAATAAGAAAGTCGAGAAAGTAAACGATGGGGATAATGGGTTGAATAACAATGGTTCAAAACCAAGGTTTTGGTGTTATAAATGCAATACTGTCGTCACTAATGTTGTACCACG gTTCATGCTCTATGCTAATGTCATGGACGCTACTGGTGAGACAAAATTACTATTGTTTGATTCTATTTGCTCTGAGATTATTAGGCAGTCTGCCCCATCAGTTCTTGGTGGCTCAGTTGATGAGGTTAGCTAA